One genomic segment of Desulfomicrobium sp. ZS1 includes these proteins:
- the infB gene encoding translation initiation factor IF-2, translating into MSTRLRVRDLATELDISSKDLMTLLRELKIPAKSHMSSLTDEEVGQVRNHHQNRAATPQVVDTRATTGVIVRKRHKVAATETPAEEPAPIEVEAPEETVEKPKTRKPSRAVIVTPARIIEEAPSSAAEADKPAVEEAPAAEAPVTEAPAAIKEAPEQPVAAEPATVAPAAAEETVTASAETPGETAAETEGESEEAGRARKKAKKAKPAPPSVQVKIISRPTIVEFPDTRVDGQPVRPMGPAARPMGPAGYTPRPSGPGARPSGPGGPGGPGGPRPSAPRPSGPPSLGAPPRPAPESEGAKDSRGKKKKGRRTVEAADLYRKEEFSMGKGKKAQRAEARRAGGARAQAQNTQPLKASKRKIRIDDTIRLTDLAHQMGIKAQDLIKKLFSLGVMATINQSLDFDTALLLAAEFKYEVERAGFSEDDFLLPKEADKAEDLKPRPPVVTIMGHVDHGKTSLLDAIRSTSVASGEAGGITQHIGAYHVATSRGEIVFLDTPGHEAFTTMRARGAKVTDIVVLVVAADDGVMEQTKEAVSHSKAAGVPIVVAVNKMDKEGADPDRVKRELSDLGLMPEDWGGDTIFAHVSAKKREGLDELLELILLQAEVLDLKANPDKPGRGHVVEAKLDKGRGPVGTVLIQEGQITQGDAFVCGMISGKVRAMFDDQGRQIKTAGPAIPTEIQGFEGIPEAGDEFVIVKDEKVARKIAEDRRVKHRDKELAKESKVTLESFLATKAGEEAQNLNLLLKADVQGSLEAISEALRKLSTDEVKIVLIHGGAGAITESDILLASASNAIIIGFNIRPTAKIKEVAEQEKVDIRFYDIIYKLVDDIKAAMSGMLSPDIKEVYLGQADVQQVFSVPKIGNIAGCMVSDGKLKRNSNIRLLRDGVVIYTGKLSSLKRFKDDAKEVTKGYDCGAGLENFNDVKSGDIIEAFELVEEARTI; encoded by the coding sequence ATGTCCACTAGATTGCGGGTGAGAGACCTTGCCACGGAGCTTGATATCTCCAGCAAGGATTTGATGACGTTATTGCGGGAACTCAAAATCCCGGCCAAGAGCCATATGAGCAGCCTGACCGACGAAGAAGTCGGACAGGTCCGCAATCACCACCAGAACCGGGCCGCAACGCCCCAGGTTGTGGACACGCGCGCCACCACGGGCGTCATCGTGCGCAAGCGGCACAAGGTCGCGGCCACCGAAACCCCGGCAGAAGAGCCCGCCCCGATCGAGGTGGAAGCGCCCGAAGAAACGGTGGAGAAGCCCAAGACGCGCAAGCCCTCACGTGCGGTCATCGTCACTCCGGCGCGCATCATCGAGGAAGCCCCGAGCAGTGCAGCCGAGGCAGACAAGCCTGCGGTGGAAGAGGCCCCTGCTGCCGAAGCCCCGGTCACCGAAGCTCCCGCCGCCATTAAAGAGGCCCCTGAGCAGCCTGTTGCTGCGGAACCGGCCACTGTCGCTCCCGCCGCTGCGGAAGAAACGGTCACGGCATCCGCTGAGACTCCCGGCGAAACCGCTGCGGAAACCGAAGGCGAATCGGAAGAAGCCGGGCGCGCCCGCAAGAAGGCCAAAAAGGCCAAGCCCGCTCCTCCTTCCGTTCAGGTCAAGATCATCTCCAGACCCACCATTGTCGAATTTCCCGATACCCGTGTCGACGGTCAGCCAGTCCGCCCCATGGGACCGGCAGCGCGCCCCATGGGACCGGCAGGCTACACCCCGCGTCCATCCGGACCCGGCGCGCGCCCCTCCGGCCCAGGCGGTCCTGGTGGCCCCGGTGGCCCGCGACCGAGCGCCCCGCGTCCCTCCGGTCCGCCCAGCCTCGGCGCTCCGCCCCGCCCCGCTCCCGAAAGTGAAGGGGCCAAGGACAGCCGCGGCAAGAAAAAGAAGGGCCGCCGCACGGTGGAGGCTGCCGATCTGTACCGCAAGGAAGAATTCTCCATGGGCAAGGGCAAGAAGGCCCAGCGTGCCGAGGCGCGCAGAGCCGGTGGAGCCCGGGCCCAGGCTCAGAACACGCAACCACTCAAGGCATCCAAGCGCAAGATCCGGATCGACGACACCATCCGACTGACGGACCTGGCCCATCAGATGGGCATCAAGGCCCAGGATCTGATCAAAAAACTCTTTTCCCTGGGTGTGATGGCCACCATCAACCAATCCCTGGATTTTGACACGGCCCTGCTTCTGGCCGCCGAATTCAAGTACGAAGTGGAGAGGGCCGGTTTCTCCGAAGACGATTTCCTGCTGCCTAAGGAAGCGGACAAGGCCGAAGACTTGAAGCCCCGCCCGCCCGTCGTGACCATCATGGGCCACGTCGACCACGGCAAGACTTCGCTCCTTGACGCCATCCGCTCCACAAGCGTCGCCTCCGGTGAAGCGGGCGGTATAACCCAGCACATCGGCGCCTACCATGTGGCCACCTCACGGGGCGAGATTGTCTTCCTGGACACCCCCGGCCATGAGGCGTTCACGACCATGCGCGCCCGTGGCGCCAAGGTCACGGACATTGTCGTCCTGGTCGTAGCGGCCGACGACGGGGTCATGGAACAGACCAAGGAAGCCGTCAGCCACTCCAAGGCGGCGGGCGTTCCCATCGTCGTGGCCGTGAACAAGATGGACAAGGAAGGAGCAGACCCGGACCGCGTCAAACGCGAGCTGTCCGATCTGGGCCTGATGCCCGAGGACTGGGGTGGAGACACCATCTTTGCCCACGTCTCGGCCAAAAAGCGCGAAGGCCTGGACGAACTCCTTGAACTTATCCTGCTGCAGGCCGAAGTGCTCGACCTCAAGGCCAACCCGGACAAACCCGGTCGCGGTCACGTGGTCGAGGCCAAGCTGGACAAAGGTCGCGGTCCCGTGGGCACGGTTCTCATCCAGGAAGGCCAGATCACCCAGGGCGACGCCTTTGTGTGCGGCATGATCAGCGGCAAGGTCCGCGCCATGTTTGATGACCAGGGCCGGCAGATCAAAACCGCCGGACCGGCCATTCCTACGGAGATCCAGGGTTTTGAAGGCATCCCCGAGGCAGGTGACGAGTTCGTCATCGTCAAGGACGAAAAGGTTGCCCGCAAGATCGCCGAGGATCGCCGCGTCAAGCATCGCGACAAGGAACTGGCCAAGGAATCCAAGGTCACCCTCGAAAGCTTCCTGGCCACCAAGGCCGGTGAAGAGGCCCAGAACCTGAACCTGCTCCTTAAAGCCGACGTGCAGGGTTCGCTTGAGGCAATTTCCGAGGCCTTGCGCAAGCTGTCCACGGACGAGGTCAAGATCGTCCTCATCCATGGCGGCGCCGGAGCCATCACCGAGTCCGACATTCTGCTGGCATCGGCCTCCAATGCCATCATCATCGGGTTCAACATCCGTCCCACGGCCAAGATCAAGGAAGTGGCAGAGCAGGAAAAGGTCGACATCCGTTTCTACGATATCATCTACAAGCTGGTGGATGACATCAAAGCGGCCATGTCCGGCATGCTCTCCCCCGACATCAAGGAAGTGTACCTCGGCCAGGCCGATGTGCAGCAGGTCTTCAGCGTGCCCAAGATCGGCAATATCGCCGGCTGCATGGTCAGTGACGGCAAGCTGAAGCGCAATTCCAACATCCGCCTGTTGCGCGACGGCGTGGTCATCTACACCGGCAAACTCAGCTCCCTGAAGCGATTCAAGGATGACGCCAAGGAAGTGACCAAGGGCTACGATTGCGGCGCCGGCCTTGAGAACTTCAACGATGTCAAATCCGGCGATATCATCGAAGCCTTCGAACTGGTCGAGGAAGCTCGGACCATCTAG
- a CDS encoding YlxR family protein: MTSADDKTACTQGPIRMCVICRQRFSKDELYRFTCPVHGELTLTADSTGKTPGRGFYLCRDAACRNKFERFKGWQKKCKGVGHVH, translated from the coding sequence ATGACTTCAGCGGACGACAAGACTGCCTGCACGCAAGGACCGATACGCATGTGCGTGATTTGCAGGCAGCGCTTTTCCAAAGACGAACTATATAGATTTACCTGCCCTGTTCACGGAGAGCTCACTCTGACCGCTGACAGCACCGGAAAAACACCGGGACGGGGTTTTTATCTTTGCCGCGATGCGGCGTGCCGGAACAAATTCGAGCGATTCAAGGGCTGGCAGAAGAAATGTAAGGGGGTTGGGCATGTCCACTAG
- the nusA gene encoding transcription termination factor NusA, with protein sequence MNLELKKAIDQISKDKGIDREMLIDTLEEAIRASVTKKYGDKMDIEVTFNEETGEIEVYQFKIVVEEIEDPDTEILMVDAIKHDPNVELDDAIGFRLQVEDLGRIAAQSAKQVIIQRMRDAEQEIIFEEYKNRKGEIVSGIIQRRDRSGWIINLGRTEALLPKDKQIPRERFRQGDRVEGLIIEVRKEGRGPQIIITRSDPEYMTALFRREVPEVADGTVNIMGVARDPGLRAKVTVLSQDSNVDPVGACVGIRGSRIHSIVQELRGERIDIVLWSPDIATYAANALSPARISKIAIDDEEKSLEVVVPEDQLTPAIGKKGQNVKLAAKLLGWKIDIFTNTRFNKVHKDRHLLEQLASAAQVSIADFAEAGFDSLEAMAACTNEQLLDIQGISEENIGALRGALNLLISQNREETPEESEPSEVKGLVEGEDADYADGDEA encoded by the coding sequence ATGAATTTGGAACTCAAAAAAGCCATCGACCAGATCAGCAAGGACAAGGGCATCGACCGCGAGATGCTGATCGACACATTGGAAGAAGCCATTCGGGCCTCCGTGACCAAAAAATACGGCGACAAGATGGATATCGAGGTCACCTTCAACGAGGAGACCGGCGAGATCGAAGTCTACCAGTTTAAGATCGTGGTCGAGGAGATCGAGGATCCCGATACGGAGATTCTCATGGTCGACGCGATCAAGCACGACCCCAACGTCGAACTGGACGACGCCATCGGATTCCGCCTGCAGGTCGAAGACCTGGGACGTATCGCGGCCCAGAGCGCCAAGCAGGTCATCATCCAGCGCATGCGTGACGCCGAGCAGGAAATCATTTTCGAGGAATACAAAAACCGCAAGGGCGAAATCGTCAGCGGCATCATCCAGCGCCGCGACCGTTCCGGCTGGATCATCAACCTCGGACGGACCGAGGCCCTCCTGCCCAAGGACAAGCAGATTCCGCGCGAACGCTTCCGCCAGGGCGACCGAGTCGAGGGACTCATCATCGAAGTACGCAAGGAAGGACGCGGGCCGCAGATCATCATCACCCGCTCCGATCCCGAGTACATGACCGCCCTGTTCCGCCGTGAAGTTCCCGAAGTGGCCGACGGCACCGTGAACATCATGGGCGTGGCCCGGGATCCGGGTCTGCGCGCCAAGGTCACGGTCCTGTCCCAGGATTCCAACGTCGATCCGGTCGGAGCCTGTGTCGGCATCCGCGGGTCGCGCATCCACAGCATCGTGCAGGAACTGCGCGGCGAACGCATCGATATCGTGCTCTGGAGCCCTGACATCGCCACCTACGCGGCCAACGCCCTGTCTCCGGCGCGCATCTCCAAAATCGCCATCGACGACGAGGAAAAATCCCTGGAGGTCGTGGTACCCGAAGATCAGCTGACCCCGGCCATCGGCAAGAAGGGCCAGAACGTCAAGCTCGCGGCCAAGCTTCTGGGCTGGAAGATCGACATTTTCACCAACACCCGCTTCAACAAGGTGCACAAAGACCGCCACCTGCTGGAACAGCTGGCCAGCGCGGCCCAGGTTTCCATCGCGGACTTCGCCGAGGCCGGCTTCGATTCACTGGAAGCCATGGCCGCCTGCACCAACGAGCAGCTGCTCGACATCCAGGGCATCAGTGAAGAAAATATCGGCGCCCTGCGCGGAGCGTTGAACCTCCTCATCAGCCAGAACCGGGAAGAAACCCCGGAAGAATCCGAACCATCGGAAGTAAAAGGCCTGGTCGAAGGGGAAGATGCGGATTACGCGGACGGAGACGAAGCATAG
- the rimP gene encoding ribosome maturation factor RimP: MDKNEIHARLMEMVTPLCEARDLEVWGIELLFAAGGRHRIVRVYLDSQQGVGIDECSEVSKHLSLALDVEDIIPGAFTLEVSSPGLERPFFSTEQMRPYVGQTVRIRLENPLAGRKNFKGRLLSIESPMFTLSDDSTTFELNWDDVGKANLVYEPFDQGKKR, from the coding sequence ATGGACAAAAACGAAATACACGCAAGACTCATGGAAATGGTGACGCCCCTGTGCGAGGCCCGGGATCTCGAGGTCTGGGGTATCGAACTACTCTTCGCGGCCGGAGGCCGACACAGGATCGTACGTGTTTACCTGGACTCGCAGCAGGGCGTCGGCATCGACGAGTGCTCGGAAGTCAGCAAACATCTGAGCCTGGCCCTGGACGTCGAGGACATCATTCCCGGTGCATTCACCCTGGAAGTGTCCTCACCCGGTCTTGAGCGGCCCTTTTTCTCTACGGAACAGATGCGGCCCTATGTCGGGCAGACTGTGCGCATCCGCCTGGAAAATCCGTTGGCGGGCAGAAAAAATTTCAAAGGGCGCCTGCTTTCCATAGAATCGCCCATGTTTACGCTATCCGACGACAGCACTACATTTGAATTGAACTGGGACGATGTGGGCAAAGCCAACCTCGTCTACGAGCCCTTCGACCAGGGCAAGAAACGATAA
- the flgF gene encoding flagellar basal-body rod protein FlgF has protein sequence MQDSSYSAVFGALTQQHRLDSIANNLANVNTTGFKSEKLAFRDTFRRYAHDMLDPNTTLNEKVPWPQPNLLAQPRISEAVIDMSQGPMKSTGNPLDLAIAGDGFFRVQTPEGEFLTRQGVYHLSAEGFVVDAHGNQLLGAGGPLQVPEGGAVLVDADGGFSVNGELIDTIELVRVEDPRALEKVGNSLLRIRPDADAQAIPAEDSTVEQGFLEAANVNVVSEMVNMIEAMRAFEAYQKMISGSFEQDKKAIAEVGAPR, from the coding sequence ATGCAAGACAGCAGTTATAGCGCCGTATTCGGGGCTCTTACCCAGCAGCATCGGCTGGATAGCATCGCCAATAATTTGGCGAACGTGAATACCACAGGCTTCAAGAGCGAAAAATTGGCCTTTCGGGACACCTTTCGCCGTTACGCCCACGACATGCTCGACCCAAACACCACGCTAAACGAGAAGGTGCCGTGGCCACAGCCCAATCTCCTGGCTCAGCCCAGGATTTCCGAGGCGGTCATCGACATGTCCCAGGGTCCTATGAAGAGTACCGGCAACCCGCTCGATCTGGCCATCGCCGGTGACGGTTTTTTCCGGGTTCAGACGCCGGAAGGGGAATTTCTGACCCGCCAGGGCGTGTACCATCTTTCGGCCGAAGGCTTTGTCGTGGACGCTCACGGAAACCAGCTTCTGGGCGCGGGAGGGCCTTTGCAGGTGCCGGAGGGAGGGGCCGTTTTGGTCGATGCGGACGGAGGGTTTTCCGTTAACGGCGAACTGATCGACACCATCGAACTGGTCCGTGTCGAGGACCCGCGCGCCTTGGAGAAGGTCGGCAACTCTCTCTTGCGTATCCGCCCCGACGCGGACGCGCAAGCCATCCCGGCCGAGGATTCCACCGTGGAGCAGGGCTTTCTGGAAGCGGCCAACGTGAACGTGGTCTCGGAGATGGTCAACATGATCGAGGCCATGCGCGCTTTCGAAGCCTACCAGAAGATGATCAGCGGCTCGTTCGAACAGGACAAGAAGGCTATCGCAGAGGTCGGGGCGCCCAGATAA
- the flgG gene encoding flagellar basal-body rod protein FlgG codes for MIRALWTSASGMIAQQLNLDVTANNLANVNTTGFKKNRAEFEDLMYQNMKIAGSTNQEGDRLPVGMQVGMGVRPVSVHKIFSQGDFQNTGNQLDLVIEGDGFFRVDRNGEESYTRSGAFKLDSDGRIVTDNGHPLQPEFIVPPETQNIVVTEDGRLTCVDKAGAEIAGTDIPVYTFVNPAGLKAMGRNLYVQTDGSGEAVESVPGENNAGTLAQGFLEMSNVEIVEEMVNMIVGQRAYEANSKSITTADTMLQTANQLKR; via the coding sequence ATGATTCGCGCATTATGGACCAGCGCCTCGGGCATGATCGCCCAGCAGCTCAATCTCGACGTCACGGCCAACAACCTGGCCAACGTCAACACCACCGGATTCAAGAAGAACAGGGCCGAGTTCGAGGACCTCATGTACCAGAACATGAAGATCGCAGGCTCCACCAATCAGGAAGGCGATCGCCTGCCCGTGGGCATGCAGGTCGGCATGGGCGTGCGGCCCGTGTCCGTGCACAAGATATTCTCGCAGGGCGATTTCCAGAATACGGGCAACCAGCTCGACCTGGTCATCGAAGGCGACGGATTTTTCCGTGTCGATCGCAACGGCGAGGAGTCCTACACCAGGAGCGGGGCCTTCAAGCTCGACAGCGACGGGCGCATCGTGACCGATAACGGGCATCCCCTGCAGCCGGAGTTCATTGTCCCGCCCGAGACCCAGAACATCGTCGTGACCGAGGACGGTCGCCTGACATGCGTGGACAAGGCCGGAGCGGAGATCGCCGGTACGGACATTCCGGTCTACACCTTTGTCAATCCTGCTGGTCTCAAAGCCATGGGCCGCAACCTCTATGTGCAGACCGACGGTTCCGGCGAGGCTGTGGAGAGCGTGCCCGGCGAGAACAATGCCGGCACCCTGGCCCAGGGATTTCTCGAAATGTCGAACGTGGAGATCGTGGAGGAGATGGTCAACATGATCGTGGGCCAGCGCGCTTACGAGGCCAACTCCAAGTCCATCACCACGGCCGACACGATGCTGCAGACCGCCAATCAGTTGAAGAGGTAG
- the flgA gene encoding flagellar basal body P-ring formation chaperone FlgA, giving the protein MRFLVSLLILLLCPGLAVAQGRLILAGAVCVDGPAITLNDLVRAEGEGAKTLLAGIGAVPLLASPKFDGARVNLSGPRLRELITQRFGTGLPPLDIPDQVQVQRGGQVLSALAMRPAIDKILTSALAHHEGEVEIREHRMADYLFISEKDPVQIRVVPVGTPAPGRISLRLEAVTEDGRMLQSFTGTVFADVWKTVPCAARVMNRGDVLEPGLVGFARKNLAYMAREPWDGRNLPLRMTAAVGEGQVISADAVEFIPVVAKGQILTLVYAGQTLKLTVPVESLEDGGIGNTIRVRNMQSRRVVAAQVVDAETVRVP; this is encoded by the coding sequence ATGCGTTTTCTGGTGTCCCTGCTCATCCTTCTGCTTTGTCCCGGCCTGGCCGTGGCCCAGGGCCGACTGATTTTGGCCGGGGCCGTGTGCGTGGACGGGCCGGCCATCACTTTAAACGACCTGGTCCGAGCAGAGGGCGAGGGAGCCAAGACGCTGCTGGCCGGCATCGGCGCGGTGCCGCTGTTGGCCTCACCCAAATTCGATGGCGCCCGGGTCAATCTAAGCGGCCCCAGGTTGCGCGAACTGATCACGCAGCGGTTCGGGACGGGCCTGCCTCCTCTCGATATTCCAGATCAGGTTCAGGTTCAGCGCGGTGGGCAGGTGCTCAGCGCTCTGGCCATGCGGCCGGCCATCGACAAAATTTTGACGAGCGCTCTGGCCCATCATGAGGGCGAGGTGGAAATCCGTGAGCATCGCATGGCGGATTATCTCTTCATCTCCGAAAAGGATCCGGTTCAGATTCGCGTCGTTCCCGTGGGTACGCCCGCGCCGGGGCGGATCAGTCTGCGTCTGGAGGCTGTGACCGAAGATGGCCGCATGCTGCAGAGCTTCACGGGCACGGTCTTCGCCGATGTCTGGAAAACGGTGCCCTGCGCCGCCCGTGTCATGAACAGGGGCGATGTGCTGGAGCCCGGGCTGGTCGGTTTTGCGCGCAAGAATCTGGCTTATATGGCGCGGGAGCCATGGGATGGTCGCAACCTGCCCCTGCGCATGACTGCGGCGGTGGGCGAGGGACAGGTTATCAGCGCCGACGCGGTGGAGTTCATCCCCGTGGTGGCCAAGGGACAGATTTTGACCCTGGTTTATGCGGGGCAGACACTCAAATTGACCGTGCCGGTCGAAAGTCTTGAGGACGGCGGCATCGGCAACACCATCCGGGTCCGGAACATGCAGAGCCGCAGAGTGGTGGCCGCGCAGGTTGTCGACGCCGAAACGGTGCGTGTGCCGTAG
- a CDS encoding flagellar basal body L-ring protein FlgH, producing MQKRCMMFMLAVLVLTGCRTTSRPPMPAAVVTPPPQERVSEAQNPGSLFDPDGATMLFADARAKRVGDIVLIKVVETTLSKSKASTTADRESSMNLGVSAYLGKDKLPLIPGATVGPDALVNAGSTSGFEGDGETKRESSLTTTVAGRVTRVLGGGLMEVVGARETRVNGETQIVLVQGVARDRDIDADNTIMSTSLAEARIELYGEGVLADKQRPGWLARILDNVWPF from the coding sequence ATGCAGAAAAGATGTATGATGTTCATGCTGGCGGTGCTGGTTCTGACCGGATGTCGGACCACGAGCCGTCCGCCCATGCCTGCGGCCGTGGTCACACCTCCTCCGCAGGAGCGGGTGTCCGAGGCCCAGAATCCGGGCTCGCTCTTTGATCCGGACGGGGCAACCATGCTCTTTGCCGATGCCAGAGCCAAACGGGTCGGGGATATTGTGCTCATCAAGGTGGTTGAGACCACATTGTCCAAGAGCAAGGCTTCGACCACGGCCGACAGGGAAAGTTCCATGAACCTGGGCGTGAGCGCCTATCTGGGCAAGGACAAGCTGCCGCTCATTCCCGGCGCGACCGTTGGGCCGGATGCACTGGTCAATGCCGGCTCCACCAGCGGATTCGAGGGTGACGGCGAAACCAAGCGTGAAAGTTCCCTTACCACCACCGTGGCGGGGAGGGTGACCCGGGTTCTGGGCGGCGGGCTCATGGAAGTGGTCGGAGCCCGCGAAACGCGGGTCAACGGCGAAACCCAGATCGTGCTGGTGCAGGGCGTGGCCAGGGATCGGGATATCGACGCCGACAACACCATCATGTCTACCAGCCTGGCCGAAGCGCGCATCGAACTTTACGGCGAGGGTGTCCTGGCCGACAAACAACGCCCCGGGTGGCTTGCGAGGATACTTGACAATGTGTGGCCATTCTAA
- a CDS encoding flagellar basal body P-ring protein FlgI, with protein sequence MCGHSKIRRFAFLLLVLGLSIGLGLPAGAVRLKDIASFGGVRSNDLVGYGLVVGLPGTGDKSSSQFTIQSMANMLENMGVKVDRAALKPKNVAAVMVTVKMPASARPGSRLDATVSSVGDASSLLGGVLLMTPLKGIDGSIYALSQGALAVGGFSAGGDAATATKNVTTVGRIPGGAVVERSVPFSFNEQQDITIQLSVEDFSTAKQVADSLNKAIGGQYAHAQDASSIRLGVPPQYQGNIVALMASLESLEVQPDSRAKVVVDEKTGTVVLGANVTLAKVAVSHGNLNVVVSEQPQVSQPGAFSPGQTAITPSTEIGVREEQRRLILMAGASIQELVDGLNAIGATPRDLISILRTMKSAGALHADLEVI encoded by the coding sequence ATGTGTGGCCATTCTAAAATCAGACGCTTCGCTTTCCTGCTTCTTGTCCTGGGCCTGTCCATCGGCCTCGGCCTGCCTGCCGGAGCCGTGCGCCTCAAGGATATCGCCAGCTTCGGCGGCGTGCGCTCCAACGACCTGGTCGGCTACGGACTGGTGGTCGGCCTGCCGGGGACCGGGGACAAGAGCAGCTCGCAGTTCACGATCCAGTCCATGGCCAACATGCTTGAGAACATGGGGGTCAAGGTCGACCGGGCAGCGCTTAAACCCAAAAACGTCGCTGCTGTCATGGTCACGGTCAAGATGCCGGCTTCGGCCAGACCGGGATCCCGGCTTGACGCGACAGTTTCCTCCGTGGGGGATGCGTCTTCGCTGCTGGGCGGCGTGCTGCTCATGACCCCGCTCAAAGGCATTGACGGCAGTATTTACGCACTGAGCCAGGGTGCCCTGGCCGTGGGCGGATTTTCAGCCGGCGGAGACGCGGCCACGGCGACCAAGAACGTCACCACCGTGGGCCGCATCCCTGGCGGCGCGGTGGTCGAACGCAGCGTGCCTTTCAGTTTCAACGAGCAACAGGACATCACCATTCAGCTCAGCGTGGAGGATTTTTCCACGGCCAAGCAGGTCGCGGACAGCTTGAACAAGGCCATCGGCGGCCAGTACGCCCATGCCCAGGACGCCTCCTCCATAAGGCTCGGGGTTCCTCCTCAGTATCAGGGCAATATCGTCGCGCTCATGGCCTCCCTGGAGAGTCTGGAAGTTCAGCCCGACAGCCGGGCCAAGGTCGTTGTCGATGAAAAGACCGGCACCGTGGTTCTGGGTGCCAACGTCACCCTGGCCAAAGTGGCCGTGTCCCACGGCAATCTGAACGTGGTTGTGTCCGAACAGCCCCAGGTTTCCCAGCCCGGAGCGTTCTCCCCGGGCCAGACGGCCATCACTCCGTCCACCGAGATCGGCGTGCGCGAAGAGCAGCGTCGGCTCATTCTCATGGCCGGGGCATCAATCCAGGAGCTGGTCGATGGCTTGAACGCCATCGGCGCCACGCCCCGGGACCTGATTTCCATTCTGCGGACCATGAAATCGGCGGGCGCTCTGCATGCCGATCTTGAAGTCATCTAG
- a CDS encoding rod-binding protein, producing the protein MNEIITTGLPEPDTTQSLQDRLRNLRSQVQPQKGMDEAKLKKACQDFEAVFIGQIWKQMRASVPKEGMLHSKEEEGYLSMFDQELSVKMSRSGGIGLSDMLYANLSERLVNASRDTTSTAPMHPLDRSASSTAQPRNQVAAVQPRTLAAITAQHEAEMLARRIEQRSNLSGAEKTQAMPTDLEDALRVVRMDGEDGP; encoded by the coding sequence ATGAACGAGATTATCACCACGGGCCTGCCCGAACCTGATACGACGCAAAGCCTGCAGGACAGGCTCCGGAACCTGCGTTCCCAAGTGCAGCCCCAAAAGGGCATGGACGAGGCCAAGCTCAAGAAAGCCTGCCAGGACTTCGAGGCCGTGTTCATCGGCCAGATCTGGAAACAGATGCGTGCTTCCGTGCCCAAGGAAGGAATGCTCCATTCCAAGGAAGAAGAGGGCTACCTGTCTATGTTTGACCAGGAGCTGTCGGTCAAGATGTCGCGCAGCGGGGGCATCGGCTTGTCCGACATGCTCTATGCGAATCTTTCAGAGCGCCTGGTCAACGCCAGTCGCGATACGACCTCCACGGCGCCAATGCATCCCCTGGACCGTTCGGCGTCGAGCACGGCCCAGCCCCGAAATCAGGTTGCGGCCGTGCAGCCGCGCACGCTGGCCGCCATTACGGCACAGCACGAGGCCGAGATGCTGGCACGACGCATCGAGCAGCGCTCGAATCTGTCCGGAGCGGAAAAGACGCAGGCCATGCCCACAGATCTGGAAGATGCCCTGCGCGTTGTGCGCATGGACGGCGAGGACGGACCTTAG
- the flgN gene encoding flagellar export chaperone FlgN codes for MQQIILGSLIRQAKGTELLCQLLREEYSLLRAGAPDKVTGLEMCIQDLIRQLVREREALVHRLQAAGMTNLAVFLETLPAADRRIFETWRAKIITHEQDSGQLASINADLAMALWKQSGVLLNHFQNQVAPRERNTYSAKGTWQDRMATATLVRGRL; via the coding sequence ATGCAACAGATCATTCTTGGCAGTCTCATCCGTCAGGCCAAAGGCACAGAGCTTCTCTGCCAGCTCCTGCGCGAGGAGTACTCCCTGCTGCGGGCAGGCGCACCGGACAAGGTGACGGGGCTTGAGATGTGCATTCAGGACCTGATCAGGCAGCTCGTGCGTGAACGCGAGGCGCTGGTCCATCGCCTGCAAGCGGCGGGCATGACCAATCTGGCGGTTTTTCTGGAGACCCTGCCCGCTGCGGACAGGCGGATCTTTGAAACGTGGCGGGCCAAGATCATCACGCATGAGCAGGACAGCGGACAGCTCGCATCCATCAACGCCGATCTGGCCATGGCTCTGTGGAAGCAGAGCGGGGTGCTGCTCAACCATTTTCAGAATCAGGTCGCGCCCAGAGAACGCAACACCTACTCGGCCAAGGGGACGTGGCAGGATCGCATGGCCACGGCGACACTGGTGCGCGGGAGGCTCTGA